In the Natranaeroarchaeum aerophilus genome, one interval contains:
- a CDS encoding DEAD/DEAH box helicase — protein sequence MSRQVPQVDTLFLHESNDDYFVTVRRDGERLFRARLDLKETSAGPRPGRFRIKDGSSEEPRSPDEFVDIARRANRIRISEQTAPEHRDRLREALDGYQLSAKVVRTCRLCASDGRYSPLTSETAIKKDDEFVCPDCAKVELERELSYQGEVTSAAQERLEELLLDVQDLERITNLLKGHLDPDLTKFDEISATTDEIDRVRVDSLNLHPGVQGLLEDRFDTLLPVQSLAIENGLLEGDDQLVVSATATGKTLVGEMTGLDRVLNGKGKMLFLVPLVALANQKHEDFEDEYGDLVDVTIRVGASRVRDNGSRFDPSADVIVGTYEGIDHALRTGRDLGDIGTVVIDEVHTLKEDERGHRLDGMISRLKYYCEERATSRSGYSGAQWIYLSATVGNPRELAQGLRANLVEFEERPVPIERHVTFADQREKTRLENKLVKREFDSKSSKGYRGQTIIFTNSRRRCHEISRKLEYDSAAYHAGLDYGQRKSVERKFGDQDLAAVVTTAALAAGVDFPASQVIFDTLAMGIEWLSVQEFHQMLGRAGRPDYHDKGTVYVLVEPDTSYHSSMEMSEDEVAFKLLKGEMESVRTVYDERAAVEETLANITVAGKATKRLNGRMLGDVPTKHAVGKLLQYEFIDGFEPTPLGRAVTTHFLSPSDAFVMLDAIRKGKDPYDIVAEIELQDQF from the coding sequence GTGTCACGGCAGGTCCCGCAGGTCGACACGCTGTTCCTCCACGAGTCGAACGACGACTACTTCGTCACCGTTCGACGCGACGGCGAGCGACTGTTTCGCGCCCGACTCGACCTCAAGGAGACCTCCGCGGGTCCCCGCCCCGGCCGCTTTCGTATCAAGGACGGCTCCAGCGAGGAGCCACGCAGTCCCGACGAGTTCGTCGATATCGCACGTCGGGCGAACCGCATCCGTATTTCAGAACAGACCGCACCGGAGCATCGTGACCGGTTACGCGAGGCGCTCGACGGCTACCAGCTCTCGGCCAAGGTCGTCCGGACGTGTCGGCTCTGTGCCTCTGACGGACGGTACTCGCCGCTGACGAGCGAGACGGCGATCAAGAAAGACGACGAGTTCGTCTGTCCGGACTGCGCCAAAGTCGAACTCGAACGTGAACTCTCCTATCAGGGCGAGGTTACGAGTGCCGCACAGGAGCGACTCGAAGAGCTACTGCTTGACGTACAGGATCTCGAACGGATCACGAACCTGCTCAAGGGCCATCTCGATCCGGATCTGACCAAGTTCGACGAGATCAGCGCGACGACCGACGAGATCGATCGGGTTCGTGTTGACTCGCTGAATCTCCATCCCGGTGTGCAGGGACTCCTTGAGGACCGCTTCGATACGCTCCTGCCAGTCCAGAGCCTCGCAATCGAGAACGGCCTGCTGGAAGGCGACGACCAGCTCGTCGTGAGCGCGACGGCGACCGGAAAGACGCTCGTCGGCGAAATGACGGGGCTCGACCGCGTCCTCAACGGCAAGGGCAAGATGCTCTTTCTCGTGCCGCTGGTCGCGCTGGCAAATCAGAAACACGAGGACTTCGAGGACGAGTACGGCGATCTCGTCGACGTGACGATCCGCGTCGGGGCGAGCCGGGTCCGGGATAACGGCAGTCGGTTCGATCCCAGCGCCGACGTCATCGTCGGGACCTACGAGGGGATCGACCACGCGCTCCGGACCGGACGGGATCTGGGCGATATCGGTACCGTCGTCATCGACGAGGTGCACACGCTCAAAGAGGACGAACGGGGCCACCGGCTGGACGGGATGATCTCGCGGCTCAAGTACTACTGTGAGGAGCGGGCAACGTCCCGTTCGGGGTACAGCGGCGCTCAGTGGATCTACCTCTCGGCGACAGTCGGGAATCCCCGCGAACTCGCACAGGGACTGCGGGCGAACCTCGTCGAGTTCGAGGAACGCCCCGTTCCGATCGAGCGTCACGTCACCTTTGCCGACCAGCGCGAGAAGACCAGACTGGAGAACAAGCTGGTCAAACGGGAGTTCGACTCGAAATCCTCGAAGGGGTATCGGGGACAGACGATCATCTTCACCAATTCGCGACGGCGCTGTCACGAGATCAGTCGCAAACTGGAGTACGACTCGGCGGCCTACCACGCCGGGCTCGATTACGGGCAGCGTAAATCCGTCGAGCGGAAGTTCGGCGATCAGGACCTCGCCGCCGTCGTGACCACGGCCGCACTTGCCGCCGGTGTGGACTTCCCCGCTTCACAGGTCATTTTCGATACGCTCGCGATGGGTATCGAGTGGCTCTCGGTTCAGGAGTTCCACCAGATGCTCGGCCGGGCCGGACGCCCTGACTACCACGACAAGGGCACTGTCTACGTGCTGGTCGAACCCGACACGAGCTACCATTCCAGCATGGAGATGAGCGAGGACGAGGTCGCATTCAAGCTTCTGAAAGGCGAGATGGAATCGGTTCGGACAGTCTACGACGAACGCGCGGCCGTCGAGGAGACGCTGGCGAACATCACCGTCGCGGGCAAGGCCACCAAACGGCTCAACGGCCGGATGCTTGGCGACGTCCCGACCAAACACGCCGTCGGTAAACTGCTCCAGTACGAGTTCATCGACGGCTTCGAGCCGACACCGCTGGGGCGGGCAGTGACGACACACTTCCTCTCGCCGAGCGACGCCTTCGTCATGCTCGATGCGATCCGCAAGGGCAAGGATCCCTACGATATCGTGGCCGAGATTGAATTGCAGGATCAGTTCTAG
- the cofC gene encoding 2-phospho-L-lactate guanylyltransferase, producing MRVLVPFDASEPKTRLSDVLDRRERAEFAYAMLEDVLSAVRESGEEPELLATAPLADERDVTVPVTVDDRPLSPAINDVLAGADEPVAVVMADLALARPADLHRLFDADGEVVAVPGRGGGTNALVVRHPEFRVDYHGVSFRDHRKVAARIGAAFSVFDSHRLATDIDERSDLVELLLHGAGHAADWLDAAGFRLAETGGRVTVQRTDDSDSERLK from the coding sequence ATGCGTGTACTCGTCCCGTTCGACGCGAGCGAGCCCAAAACGCGCCTTTCGGACGTGCTCGACCGGCGAGAACGGGCCGAGTTCGCGTACGCGATGCTCGAGGACGTGCTGTCGGCGGTTCGGGAAAGCGGTGAAGAGCCGGAGCTACTGGCGACGGCACCGCTGGCGGACGAGCGGGATGTCACTGTCCCGGTCACCGTCGACGACCGCCCACTCTCGCCCGCGATCAACGACGTGCTTGCAGGCGCTGACGAACCGGTCGCCGTCGTGATGGCCGATCTCGCGCTAGCGCGTCCAGCCGATCTCCACCGGCTGTTCGACGCCGATGGAGAGGTCGTTGCAGTCCCGGGGCGGGGCGGCGGGACGAATGCCCTTGTGGTCCGTCATCCCGAGTTCCGGGTCGACTACCACGGCGTTTCCTTTCGTGACCACCGCAAGGTCGCTGCCCGGATCGGTGCTGCGTTCTCCGTGTTCGACTCGCACCGTCTCGCCACGGACATCGACGAGCGAAGCGACTTGGTCGAACTACTCCTGCACGGTGCGGGGCATGCCGCCGACTGGCTCGACGCAGCCGGATTCCGCCTCGCGGAGACCGGGGGACGGGTCACCGTCCAGCGCACCGACGACTCGGATTCCGAACGTCTCAAATAG
- a CDS encoding tubulin/FtsZ family protein: MKLAMIGFGQAGGKIVDKFLEYDDRTGSGIVRSAVAVNTAKADLMGLDRIPQENRVLIGQSRVKGHGVGADNELGAEIAEEDIDEVQGAIDAIPVHEVDAFLIVAGMGGGTGSGGAPVLAKHLKRIYTEPVYGLGVLPGSDEGGIYTLNAARSFQTFVREVDNLMVFDNDSWRQSGESVESGYAEINDEIVKRFGILFGAGEINQGDEVAESVVDSSEIINTLSGGGVSTIGYAREEVEKGDDDSGLLSRFTGGDEPQVDTAHTTNRITSLVRKAALGRLTLPCEIDGTERALLVLSGPPQHLNRKGIERGRKWLEEQTGSMEVRGGDYPVPESNFVASVILLAGVSNVPRIKELQQVAIEAQDNIEDIRSESEENLESLVEDDEDELEPLF; the protein is encoded by the coding sequence ATGAAACTGGCGATGATCGGTTTTGGACAGGCAGGCGGGAAGATCGTCGATAAATTCCTCGAATACGACGATCGGACCGGCAGCGGGATCGTTCGATCCGCAGTGGCGGTAAACACCGCCAAGGCGGATCTGATGGGGCTAGATCGGATTCCCCAGGAGAACCGCGTACTGATCGGCCAGTCTCGCGTAAAGGGCCACGGCGTCGGCGCGGACAACGAACTCGGGGCCGAGATCGCGGAGGAGGATATCGACGAGGTGCAGGGTGCAATCGACGCAATCCCCGTCCACGAGGTCGACGCGTTCCTGATCGTCGCCGGGATGGGTGGCGGTACGGGAAGCGGCGGTGCGCCCGTACTTGCAAAGCATCTCAAGCGAATCTACACCGAGCCCGTTTACGGACTGGGTGTGCTGCCGGGTAGCGACGAAGGCGGAATTTACACGCTCAACGCCGCACGATCGTTCCAGACATTCGTTCGCGAAGTGGACAACCTGATGGTCTTTGACAACGACTCGTGGCGTCAGTCCGGCGAGTCAGTCGAGAGCGGCTACGCCGAGATCAACGACGAGATCGTCAAACGCTTCGGGATTCTCTTCGGAGCTGGCGAGATCAATCAGGGCGATGAAGTCGCCGAAAGCGTCGTCGACTCCAGCGAGATCATCAACACGCTTTCGGGCGGCGGTGTCTCGACGATCGGCTATGCGCGCGAGGAAGTCGAAAAGGGTGACGATGACAGCGGTCTTCTTTCACGCTTTACCGGCGGCGACGAACCGCAGGTCGACACCGCACACACGACCAACCGGATCACGAGCCTCGTCCGCAAAGCTGCACTTGGGCGGCTTACGCTCCCCTGTGAGATCGACGGCACCGAACGCGCGTTACTCGTATTGAGTGGCCCACCGCAGCATCTCAACCGGAAAGGGATAGAGCGCGGGCGCAAGTGGCTCGAGGAGCAGACCGGTAGCATGGAAGTGCGCGGTGGCGACTACCCCGTACCCGAATCGAACTTCGTCGCCAGTGTTATCCTGCTCGCGGGCGTCTCGAACGTCCCCCGGATCAAGGAGCTCCAGCAGGTCGCCATCGAGGCACAGGACAACATCGAGGACATCCGATCGGAAAGCGAAGAGAACTTAGAAAGCCTTGTCGAAGATGACGAAGATGAACTTGAACCGTTATTCTAA
- a CDS encoding complex I NDUFA9 subunit family protein, with product MNVLVAGGTGFIGRNLCTELVDRGHDVTALSRDPDPSELPEGVETAVGDLSAYDSIEGAFEGQDVVVNLVALSPLFKPPKGVTHMTVHYGGTENVLQAMDEHGVDRLVHMSALGADPDGLTEYIRAKGLAEEAVREADVDSVIFQPSVVFGDGGEFVPFARKLTPGPLFKVLPGGGKTRFQPIHVDDLVPMLADAVEDDAHTGEIYEIGGPDVLTLAEVTRLAYEAEGKSAKIVPLPMTLAKIGLTFAGPVPFIPMGPDQARSLRLDNTTTDNGVTAFGADPDSLTTLQQYLGLS from the coding sequence ATGAATGTCCTTGTCGCGGGCGGAACCGGATTTATCGGTCGAAACCTATGTACGGAACTCGTCGACCGTGGGCACGACGTCACGGCGCTCTCACGCGATCCCGATCCGAGTGAGTTGCCCGAAGGCGTCGAGACAGCTGTCGGCGATCTCTCGGCCTATGACTCGATCGAGGGCGCGTTCGAGGGCCAGGATGTCGTGGTCAATCTCGTTGCGCTCTCCCCGCTGTTCAAGCCGCCGAAAGGAGTCACGCACATGACGGTCCACTACGGTGGGACCGAAAACGTGCTACAGGCGATGGACGAACACGGTGTCGACCGACTGGTCCACATGAGTGCACTGGGTGCGGACCCTGACGGACTCACCGAATACATCCGTGCGAAGGGGCTCGCCGAGGAGGCAGTTCGGGAGGCGGATGTCGATTCGGTGATCTTCCAGCCCTCCGTCGTGTTCGGCGACGGCGGGGAGTTCGTTCCGTTCGCACGCAAACTCACGCCCGGACCGCTGTTCAAAGTCCTTCCCGGCGGCGGCAAGACCCGGTTCCAGCCGATTCACGTTGACGACCTGGTGCCGATGCTCGCCGATGCAGTCGAAGATGACGCCCATACGGGAGAAATCTACGAGATCGGGGGCCCGGATGTGCTGACCCTCGCGGAGGTGACCCGTCTTGCGTACGAGGCAGAAGGGAAGTCAGCCAAAATCGTTCCACTACCGATGACGCTTGCAAAAATCGGGCTGACTTTCGCGGGTCCGGTCCCGTTCATACCGATGGGGCCAGATCAGGCGCGCTCACTCCGACTGGATAACACTACGACGGACAACGGTGTCACCGCTTTCGGGGCCGATCCCGACTCCCTCACAACGCTTCAGCAGTATTTAGGACTGTCCTAA
- the tmk gene encoding dTMP kinase, translating to MLVTLEGIDGSGKTTVWEALHEEFPDAVFTREPTETWYGEAVNRSIGDDDADPLAELFLYTADHAAHLAETVQPALDRGDLVISDRYSDSRYAYQGATLADVLDEPMQYVRDVHEPFTVRPDLTIYFDIDPETAARRSGKTNKFEQHAYLSRVRENYERLIEDDPGRFVRIDASDSQSAVLKQVVDALDQVVDPEPGGA from the coding sequence ATGCTGGTGACGCTCGAAGGGATCGACGGGAGCGGAAAGACGACCGTCTGGGAAGCGCTACACGAGGAGTTCCCGGATGCCGTATTCACCCGCGAGCCGACGGAGACGTGGTACGGCGAGGCGGTGAACCGCTCAATCGGGGACGACGACGCCGATCCGCTCGCCGAGCTGTTCCTCTACACGGCCGACCATGCGGCTCATCTCGCGGAGACCGTCCAGCCTGCTCTGGATCGTGGCGACCTCGTGATCTCCGATCGCTACTCCGACTCGCGGTACGCCTATCAGGGCGCGACACTGGCGGATGTCCTCGACGAGCCGATGCAGTACGTCCGGGATGTCCACGAGCCGTTTACGGTCCGACCAGACCTGACGATCTACTTCGACATCGATCCCGAGACCGCTGCCAGGCGAAGCGGCAAGACCAACAAGTTCGAACAGCACGCCTACCTCTCGCGAGTCCGGGAGAACTACGAACGACTAATCGAGGACGATCCCGGTCGGTTCGTCCGGATCGATGCCTCGGACTCACAGAGTGCAGTGCTGAAACAGGTCGTCGACGCCCTCGACCAGGTCGTCGACCCCGAACCAGGCGGTGCGTGA